The following coding sequences lie in one Candidatus Binatia bacterium genomic window:
- a CDS encoding delta-60 repeat domain-containing protein: MGNRITKTDRRVRINHKAGQRRHGPVQFGLGVLCLLLMSSSVRADETTWTFTGYEDTYTTIASSGLVDVFTASARAPTGQRIAVGFTKNDPFFLGGFTANENFNFGVVRYDLDGSLDPSFTPSCAPLFINCT; the protein is encoded by the coding sequence ATGGGCAACCGAATCACGAAGACTGATCGAAGAGTCCGGATCAACCACAAAGCTGGTCAACGGCGTCATGGACCGGTTCAATTCGGCCTCGGGGTCTTGTGCCTTCTGCTGATGTCCTCCTCGGTGCGAGCCGACGAAACGACATGGACCTTTACGGGTTATGAAGACACCTACACCACGATCGCTTCGTCAGGACTTGTGGATGTATTCACTGCTTCGGCTCGGGCCCCGACTGGTCAGAGAATCGCCGTGGGTTTCACGAAAAACGATCCTTTCTTTCTCGGCGGCTTTACTGCCAATGAAAACTTCAATTTTGGCGTCGTCAGGTATGATCTCGACGGCTCCCTCGACCCTTCTTTTACGCCATCGTGCGCTCCTCTGTTCATCAATTGCACA